A stretch of Myxocyprinus asiaticus isolate MX2 ecotype Aquarium Trade chromosome 42, UBuf_Myxa_2, whole genome shotgun sequence DNA encodes these proteins:
- the tmem218 gene encoding transmembrane protein 218 has translation MAELVLGVGTGVFIIALIWIVTLALTIILSRATGATKLGIIPIFLLALTISLVLIFFPRAPEVPTPETKIQIVDMFFIGRYVLLSLASVVFLAGLFMLLPLHFLEPVYAKPLRTH, from the exons ATGGCTGAGCTGGTGTTGGGTGTTGGTACAGGTGTATTCATCATCGCTTTAATCTGGATTGTGACTCTCGCGCTCACCATCATTCTTTCGCGCGCAACCGGTGCAACAAA GTTAGGGATCATTCCTATATTTCTTCTGGCGCTCACCATCTCACTGGTCCTAATATTTTTCCCTCGCGCCCCTGAAGTTCCCACCCCCGAAACAAAAATTCAG ATTGTGGATATGTTCTTCATTGGCCGGTACGTGCTCCTCTCCTTGGCAAGTGTGGTGTTTTTGGCAGGATTGTTCATGTTACTGCCCTTACATTTCCTGGAGCCTGTATACGCCAAGCCCCTGAGAACACACTAG